A window of bacterium contains these coding sequences:
- a CDS encoding polysaccharide biosynthesis protein, giving the protein MREIFQDKTIVITGGTGSLGQVLVRRILTEHKGIPKKIIIFSRDEAKQYDMRTAYENGILATDEIIYHGFKNRVQFRIGDIRDYHSVCSVLRDADIVINAAALKQVPSCEYVPFEATQTNIIGAQNIVTAIKENNYPIETVVGVSTDKAV; this is encoded by the coding sequence ATGAGAGAAATATTTCAAGACAAAACAATTGTAATAACAGGCGGTACAGGCTCACTAGGACAAGTATTAGTTCGTAGAATTCTTACTGAACATAAAGGTATTCCTAAAAAAATCATCATATTTTCTAGGGATGAAGCAAAGCAATATGATATGAGGACTGCTTATGAAAATGGGATTTTAGCCACAGACGAAATCATTTACCACGGATTCAAAAACAGAGTACAGTTTCGTATTGGTGATATCAGAGATTATCATTCAGTCTGTTCTGTATTACGTGATGCCGATATTGTTATCAATGCCGCAGCTTTAAAACAAGTTCCCTCGTGTGAATATGTTCCGTTCGAGGCAACGCAAACAAATATTATCGGGGCGCAAAATATTGTAACTGCTATTAAAGAGAATAATTATCCTATCGAGACTGTTGTTGGAGTTTCGACAGACAAAGCAGTA
- a CDS encoding DUF1698 domain-containing protein, which yields MINKRKIFITGITAAGKSYMAKKIMEEQNISYIDFESQWVYEKNAFHIAENFLDSLPSSFVVDAIPRTLVEDKSQGNPLYHYDYSNFNKFYTINQKDTQIICVIMSDLKQWLKNVISKPYYSKEKMKLGYDYDYYNAWIHEYTTKLDTMYDIIYYDSSSNKVLNQKEFETIREGLLPKIQELLEKKQTILKDYIDMMPYDKWYQDIQCIGFEGYSKSWKTWDNIKGIIETDKNWKNKTVIDVGCFHGYFSFICEQLGAKKVIGLDNDVRVLDTANIIKKIMPSNVEFLQWEAGNPTPVGDVALVLNMLHHTKDPLLTLMNLNVKTAIFEIEKSQMPLVSKCFNIIKKIKSHRVDITQNRIILVGEKI from the coding sequence ATGATAAATAAAAGAAAAATTTTTATAACAGGCATCACAGCAGCAGGAAAAAGTTATATGGCAAAAAAGATTATGGAAGAACAAAATATATCCTATATAGATTTTGAATCTCAATGGGTTTATGAAAAAAATGCCTTTCATATAGCAGAAAATTTTTTAGATAGTCTGCCATCATCTTTTGTGGTAGATGCTATCCCCCGTACCTTGGTGGAAGATAAATCACAAGGCAATCCACTTTATCATTACGATTATTCCAATTTCAATAAATTTTATACAATCAATCAAAAAGACACACAAATTATTTGTGTTATAATGTCTGACCTAAAACAATGGTTAAAAAATGTTATCAGTAAACCTTATTATAGTAAAGAAAAAATGAAATTGGGGTATGATTATGATTATTATAATGCTTGGATACATGAATATACTACCAAACTTGATACAATGTATGATATAATATATTATGATTCAAGTTCGAATAAAGTTCTAAATCAAAAAGAATTTGAAACAATACGAGAGGGACTACTCCCAAAAATACAAGAATTATTGGAGAAAAAACAAACGATTTTGAAAGATTATATCGATATGATGCCTTATGATAAATGGTATCAAGATATTCAATGTATTGGATTCGAAGGATATTCTAAATCATGGAAAACATGGGATAATATCAAAGGGATAATAGAAACAGATAAAAATTGGAAAAATAAAACTGTGATAGATGTCGGGTGTTTTCATGGATATTTTTCATTTATTTGTGAACAACTTGGGGCGAAAAAAGTGATAGGGTTGGATAATGATGTTCGTGTTTTAGATACTGCCAATATAATTAAAAAAATAATGCCTAGTAATGTTGAATTTTTACAATGGGAAGCAGGAAATCCAACACCTGTAGGAGATGTGGCTTTGGTATTGAATATGTTACATCATACCAAAGACCCTTTATTGACTTTGATGAATCTGAATGTCAAAACGGCAATTTTTGAAATAGAAAAATCACAAATGCCTTTAGTTAGTAAATGTTTTAATATTATAAAAAAAATAAAGTCGCATAGAGTGGATATAACCCAAAATAGAATTATTTTAGTAGGAGAGAAAATATGA